One Panicum virgatum strain AP13 chromosome 3N, P.virgatum_v5, whole genome shotgun sequence DNA segment encodes these proteins:
- the LOC120667784 gene encoding uncharacterized protein LOC120667784, whose protein sequence is MANSARLRELGVSGFSSIFPNNSGTAVNKKNAKHRDNEDSGSEYDPSQDDTDQGDLIGDDNAKGTKEKAPKQTSKERSNVFPGVRFRSRKRVFADQAPTRVTRSKSSITQPDTNLTPSNIHVPPPSEPNDGTQAALEDDGPGQQADSTNITNGGDAIPRHNGSPNRENEDGSTQHDDNTIAGDGVDCITHLDGHDQMTTEEPWDRGVNMGHGLQRLTRAHGAKLPVVITEGNIRPVEPKIAAMYATKCNIAVRNHIPVFMHWKEYKKHPALFELFLGRLRLPSLCRKKLREDEYKDKELDAVDLFKMCHYSNKKKGYTPTVQSAITQMENQLAAPTEDGQPKSATQVVSVVLHQNTKTNHFLRNVGNQVAKRRTTLQNVQAKLEVEKRTNSELQSIVKNQHEEMDGLKNQVQGTEQARIKDQEENRKKQAELEKKIELLLSQNGQS, encoded by the exons ATGGCCAACAGTGCTAGGCTTCGGGAACTTGGAGTTTCTGGTTTTTCCAGCATATTTCCAAACAATAGTGGCACTGCTGTAAACAAGAAAAATGCAAAGCATAGAGATAATGAAGACTCTGGATCTGAGTATGATCCTTCACAGGATGATACTGATCAAGGAGATTTGATTGGTGATGACAATGCTAAG GGAACTAAGGAGAAGGCTCCCAAGCAAACTTCCAAAGAAAGATCAAATGTATTTCCTGGAGTGAGGTTTCGGTCTCGTAAGAGGGTTTTTGCAGATCAAGCACCTACTAGAGTTACAAGGTCAAAGTCAAGCATCACCCAACCTGATACAAATCTGACACCAAGTAATATCCATGTGCCACCTCCATCCGAGCCTAATGATGGCACCCAAGCTGCTTTGGAAG ATGACGGGCCTGGTCAGCAAGCTGACAGCACCAACATCACCAATGGAGGCGATGCGATTCCACGTCATAATGGAAGCCCCAACCGGGAGAATGAAG ATGGATCTACCCAGCATGATGACAACACCATTGCTGGTGATGGAGTTGATTGCATTACCCATCTAGATGGACACGACCAGATGACCACCGAAG AGCCATGGGACCGAGGAGTAAATATGGGACATGGTCTCCAGAGGTTGACCCGAGCTCATGGTGCCAAACTGCCAGTTGTCATAACTGAAGGGAATATAAGGCCCGTGGAACCTAAGATTGCTGCAATGTATGCCACTAAATGCAACATTGCAGTCAGGAATCATATTCCCGTGTTCATGCACTGGAAAGAATACAAGAAACACCCTGCGCTGTTTGAGCTATTTTTGGGAAGACTACGT CTACCCAGTTTATGTAGAAAAAAATTG AGAGAAGATGAGTACAAGGATAAAGAACTTGATGCTGTTGATTTGTTTAAGATGTGCCACTACAGCAACAAAAAGAAAGGATACACGCCCACTGTACAATCTGCTATT ACTCAAATGGAAAATCAGTTGGCTGCACCAACAGAAGATGGACAACCCAAGTCTGCAACCCAAGTTGTCAGTGTTGTGCTTCAtcaaaacacaaaaaccaatcaCTTCCTTCGGAATGTGGGCAACCAGGTTGCAAAGCGAAGGACTACACTACAAAATGTTCAAGCAAAATTGGAGGTGGAGAAAAGAACCAATTCTGAGCTTCAGTCGATCGTCAAGAACCAGCATGAAGAAATGGATGGTTTGAAAAATCAAGTCCAGGGAACAGAACAAGCAAGGATCAAAGACCAAGAGGAGAACCGGAAGAAGCAAGCTGAGTTGGAGAAGAAAATTGAGCTGCTGCTAAGCCAAAATGGACAAAGCTGA